A segment of the bacterium genome:
TAAAGGAGAAAAAAGACCAATAATAGACCAGAGAGGCAGGTGTGAAATTATGTCTTCTTTCTGGATGGTGGATTATATTGTTTTATTTGAAGAAAAAACACCTGAAAAACTGATAAAATCAATTTTACCGAATTTTATTGTAAAAGGTAGTGATTACAGGGAAGAAGAAGTTATTGGCAGGGATATTATTGAAAAATATGGTGGAAAGGTTGTTATTGTTCCATTAAATAAGAAATATTCAACAACAAATCTGATAAGGAAAATAAATGAAAATTTTAAGGATTATTGATGTAAATTTTAACAGGGTCAGAGAAGGGATTAGAGTTATTGAAGAATCTGTAAGATTTATATGTGAGGAT
Coding sequences within it:
- the rfaE2 gene encoding D-glycero-beta-D-manno-heptose 1-phosphate adenylyltransferase — translated: MCKIKTLKEIKKISERLKKEGKTIVFTNGCFDIIHPGHIKILKKAKSMGDVLIVGLNSDKSIKKIKGEKRPIIDQRGRCEIMSSFWMVDYIVLFEEKTPEKLIKSILPNFIVKGSDYREEEVIGRDIIEKYGGKVVIVPLNKKYSTTNLIRKINENFKDY